A part of Ziziphus jujuba cultivar Dongzao chromosome 8, ASM3175591v1 genomic DNA contains:
- the LOC107408356 gene encoding histone H2B.3 has protein sequence MAPKADKKPAEKKPAAEKSPAAAAEKKPKAEKKLPKESSTSDKKKKRSKKNVETYKIYIFKVLKQVHPDIGISSKAMGIMNSFINDIFEKLAQEASKLARYNKKPTITSREIQTAVRLVLPGELAKHAVSEGTKAVTKFTSS, from the coding sequence ATGGCTCCAAAAGCAGATAAGAAGCCGGCGGAGAAAAAGCCCGCGGCGGAGAAATCTCCTGCTGCCGCTGCAGAGAAGAAGCCGAAGGCCGAGAAGAAGCTTCCAAAGGAGTCCTCTACCTccgacaagaagaagaagaggtcgAAGAAGAACGTGGAAACTTACAAGATCTACATCTTTAAGGTTCTGAAGCAGGTTCATCCTGACATCGGGATCTCCAGTAAGGCCATGGGGATCATGAACAGCTTCATCAATGACATCTTCGAGAAGCTCGCTCAGGAGGCTTCGAAGCTCGCTCGCTACAACAAGAAGCCGACAATTACCTCCAGGGAGATCCAAACAGCGGTCAGACTGGTTCTTCCCGGTGAGCTTGCCAAGCACGCCGTCTCTGAAGGAACCAAGGCGGTCACCAAATTTACTAGCTCTTAA
- the LOC107408469 gene encoding uncharacterized protein LOC107408469 — translation MALSASSASLSSSLGFISRPHENPRSSFRYKHVILGVSEDESSRTSIRVSANSGSRARFVARREESISVRQLARPLREYMSLPASQYSVLDAERIERVDDNTFRCYVYKFKFFAFEVCPVLLVKVEEQPNGCCIKLLSCKLEGSPMVVAQNDKFDAYMVNKISCDSIPNNLSEERLTSDTVIEVSIQIPFSFLPIPVDAIESSGTQVLQQILRIMLPRFMAQLVKDYEAWASGDTSRQPLGTGEI, via the exons ATGGCACTGAGCGCCTCTTCTGCTTCACTGTCTTCTTCGTTGGGATTCATTTCGCGTCCGCACGAAAACCCTAGGAGTTCGTTTCGATACAAGCATGTAATACTAGGCGTTTCGGAAGACGAATCCTCAAGGACTTCAATTCGTGTTTCGGCAAATTCGGGTTCCAGAGCCCGGTTCGTTGCTAGGAGGGAGGAATCGATTTCAGTTCGACAACTCGCACGGCCACTAA gGGAGTATATGAGCTTGCCGGCCAGTCAGTACTCTGTATTGGATGCAGAGAGAATAGAGAGAGTGGATGACAATACCTTCAGGTGTTATGTATACAAATTCAAGTTCTTTGCTTTTGAAGTTTGCCCCGTTCTGCTTGTTAAGGTTGAAGAGCAGCCCAATGGGTGTTGTATCAAGCTTTTGTCTTGCAAG CTCGAGGGCTCCCCAATGGTTGTTGCACAGAATGACAAGTTTGATG CTTATATGGTGAATAAAATTTCGTGTGATAGCATCCCAAACAACTTGTCGGAGGAGCGACTCACTTCAGATACTGTCATTGAG GTAAGCATCCAAATACCGTTTTCATTTCTTCCAATTCCAGTGGATGCAATTGAATCATCTGGGACCCAAGTCCTTCAACAAATTCTGAGGATTATGCTTCCCCGTTTTATGGCACAG CTTGTTAAGGATTATGAAGCATGGGCTTCCGGTGATACCTCAAGGCAGCCTCTTGGAACCGGTGAAATATGA